From the Juglans microcarpa x Juglans regia isolate MS1-56 chromosome 7D, Jm3101_v1.0, whole genome shotgun sequence genome, the window AGGTTACTTGTTACTAGCTCCCCAcctaagaaagaaaaaaaaggtatacAAAGGAAGAGGCATTACACTAGATTGAATTATACATAGGAAGATAGGAGGTGGGGTGAAATTCATGCGCAGTTTGGATTTCTACCGGGGCCTCCATAATAGAAGTAATGGCCCCAATCCCCATTGCTCCCAGTTTGGACATCATAACAGTTAGATTGCTCTGTGAAGGTGCCAATCCCTCTGGGAGCCTTGAGGTTGTTGGAGCTATCAACAACTTGGATGTTCCTAAAATAACTTGACTTTCCAAATCCCTCCTCTGGGAAATGACCACTGCCCATTTGAGTTGAGGTGTGCTGACCGCCATCCTCTGAGTTCACCACTTCACCACCCCACTCAATCATGGAAGCACTGTCAGCCAAGTATGAGAATAGGAATGAAGGCCAGTAGCCCAATACATAGTCATTTCCAAACTGCATCCACCAATGCCCTTCTCGCGGATCCTACAATAATGCGAACAAGACATTCAAAAAAAGTCATCGAACTTTGAGATTATTAGTAGTGGTATACATACTGCCGAGAAATGAAAAAGCTAGAATAGAAAGTGTTCTGCCAGAGTCTGGTGTGCAATGAGAGATAAAATTGTTTAACTTTTTCAACGTCTCTTTAGTGTCCCTTCATCAATTGCAGCGAGTGTCAAAATCAATTACCCAAAGAAGACGGCAAAGATTCTTAGTATCAGAACTAAAACGATGTCTCGGACAACCTTCTGATCCTCTCCAAACACCACTCTTTACATGGAGGACAGTATATTATCTCAAGGCTGAGGCTTTTACCTTCCAGACAAGTATACTGATATCGTATTGGGAATTACGATAGGCAGAGACAGGAGAGATGCTTGCGCCCATTGCAATTTCACTGTTGATTTGAATAAAGCCTGAGCAGAGGAGGTTGTAGCAACCCGTGGCTTGGTATGCATCACTCTGAAGTACATTCACAGAGAGGAAGTGTGAGGAAATCCCCTAAACACAAAAATCATCAATCACCAGAGAGTCGAGGAGAAGTATAATTGTGTAAGCTTACAGTCCAGTAGGTGAAGAGCCTTGTGTTATTGTCACCATATAGGTCAGGGCTAACCTGTTTCATGCACATTCAAGACTTTCAAGTACTAAATATTAATGGTCTCGATTCAACTATTAAAGGCCAATCCCAGGTTAAGAGTAATTGCAGCGGTACCTGCCAACCAGCTTCAATGCTGTTGAGATCTTCACCGAAAGAACCTCCTAATATCCAAAGCTGAGACAAGCTGAACTCGTTAGGCTGCTGTATTTTGGGTTCCCACACATTAATGGTTGCTTTTGCTCCATAGTACTTATCTCCTTCAACATAGGCTATTGCATGCTAAACAACCCAAGagaaaatccaaacaaaagcaGCAAACAGGGGATCAGGAGAAAAGAAACAGGAAAGACGCTTCAATACTCCAATGAacagaagcaaaaaaaaaaaaaaaaaaaaaaaaactccaaattaTTGGTACCTGATGACCACTCTGATTGATGAGATCAGGCTGAGCTGACCTTGGCTGAGGGGCGGTTCTGTGCCTCTTCCTTCCGTATCTTTTGACAGAGCTAGCTCTCAGAACGTCATCCTCCTTTGTTCTCCTTATGGGTATGGTGCCTTCAGGACACCTACCATTTTGGTGCCACAGCTGGGTGATCGGGTTCGATCTCTCTTTGGGTTTTGCAGAAACCTTGTTCTCGTCAAAGAGTCCTTCTGGGTGGTAATTAGGCCTCGTCTAGAAATTTACAGACCAAGAAGTTTAGAAGCAATTTCCATAACAGAAGAGCTGAAACAGATTGCAATTCCAGAGATACATAGGTGAGGTATATGGACCTGAATTTTGTGGTCTTTAAGGAAAGGGTGATCAAAAGCTGGCTGATGAGAAATATCAACACAGTCTATCGTGTCTCCATCTGGACTCTGCTCAAccataaaaaatcattaatcaAAGAAGTTAAATTTCTGTTTGGTAACAGGTTTCGGAGACATAATAAAGTATTATTGCattatcaaagaaaatattttgaacatTACTTCATTTTTTGCTCTCTTGATTTTGTTACCGTTCCAAGTTCAACAACTTCGTAAAATGGGAAATCATCTCAAGATGATCATTGTTGCCTCCAGAACCAAAATTTGCACTAAAATGGTACATGTTTTTGGAGCAAATCATAAAACAACTGAAACTGGAGAAATACCCATTTGCATTTACGCACCATATGTTTAACGAGAAGTGGATGGAACGCAGATTCACTATTtgtgaccaaaaaaaaaaaaaagagagaaacggCGACACAACTTTCAATCAGAAAAGGGTACTTTGATCTTCACTTTCTCGAaatttctttcactttctcaGGTGCCAAACGGAGAACCAAAactttggaaataaagaaacaagggaaatttgaaagaaagaaaaagtaaagtgAAAAGGAAATGGTAGAGCCGTAGAGTACCTTAATGCTTTTCACGGCGGGCTTGTTCAAGCGGTTCAAGTGCCTCTGGACCTCAAGTTTCTGCCTGGAGACATTCAACCTAGCGGCGTAAGATAGGGAGATCAGCCCCCACAAGCAGAAAACCACCTCCAAGACACTACTTCTCTTCACTCTACTGCTAAGCTGCGCACCACCCATCTCCTACAAACCCTTACAAAACCACAAGTGTtagtagctctctctctctctctctctctcacgcccACTACACTACTACTCTTACCCAATGTAGGTTAGAACTTAGAAGAGCTTATACACCATGGACCTGCTTATGCAAAGCAACCCACCCACCACCCCTTCAAAGCTCACAACTTTGACAGTGGGACGCTTCTTGTTCTcacaaaacaacaataaaaccCAGtgcccacctctctctctctctctctctctaaaatgtCATTTTCTCTCACACCACTTTTCCATTAAAAACTTTGCCCCATTTTTCTATTCTAAATTCACTACTCTCCACTACCGTACACATACacagactctctctcttcctcttgtcATTTTCCTTCTACTTTTTCTGTCACTTATAACGCCCACTGCCCacctttatctctctctctctctctctaaaaccaGAAGgagttaattaattatctttctaGTTTCTTTATAGCACGAGGGGTAAAAAGGGTAGATAAAAGAAAGGTATAAAAGTGGAAGGTGGTGCACTttgtacaaaataaataaagagaaaatagtGGGGGAAAATCAGAAACAAAAATGTCAAATGGGACTGTAGCTTGTGGCTTCGCTTCACGGGTAGCGACTATCGTGGTAAATTAATAGTAATGGAGGTTCGTTTGTCGtttctgtctttttctttttcttttttatttccccATCCTGCCCTTTCCCATCTGAAATTAGACCGTCGTAACCCCTCCATTTGTTTGCCAACTCGCACACTCTCTACTCTGCTGAGTCGCAATCTCGTTTGTTAAAGAAAATTCTCGAATCTCGCATTTCATCGGTTAAACTATAAAATAAGATCTAATTTAAACGATAATTTAATAGaatacgttaaatttattttataatcaaaataattatatatatattaaattaaatcacaattataaataataaaaatatttttaaaaaagataagatTACATTATTGCATGTGGGTTTCCACCATCATAGCCTCAATCGTTAACCGAACTGCCTATATTCGAAGAAGAGAAAAGTCAACAACATTGAACTGTCAATAATGAATAAACCACGTAATCATATATACTCACCGTCATCCACTAACAGTAACCCATGACTTTATAACACCTCCTCTTGTGTATCTTtagcaaaataaaaattctactcattcatacacaattttatttttttatttttatctcttactaaatatatagtatatgaattatgagttgaataaatcaattaatttaagaaaaataaaacaaaaaagataaaaataaaataaaaataagcgTGGCTTGTGGggatttgagatgaaaaaaatcggtgaaccgaaccgaaccgaacTTGTGAATTCAATCCAGTacaggttttatttttttcaaaaccaatcgAAATCGGTTATgttctagttttcttttttctaatacCAGATCagtacatataaatatatattttaatttttatataatttttttattatatataatttgtatatttaatatatataattatatataaaatgatattgtattatatgctaaattactaattaaaataacattcaattttaaaatcctatataaataactatatattatcactatagtctatagtattagtagttatactaatacaatatcactatatattataatatattataatatatcaatatattatatattataatatactacaatatgttaccattatattattatatactataatatatatatagaatattatatattctatatatataatatatcgaaAAATCGAATCGAACCTAAACGGAACCGGTAAAATCAGAAGTATCGGTGCAGTATcggtttttcaaatctcaaaatcgatgTAATATGTACGAACCATACCAGTTACACCTTTagtggagatgatgagtagcaaaactcttagaaaaatgatattatgttGCCTAAATTTGCCCTCTTACTTTGAccgttcatatattttattattttttacttaataattaatgaagtaactattagtgtattaattttttttttttaaaaaaatttaaatatatttaaaaatatttaaaagaaaatgcaatTTACAACTAGAGGCACACCAGTTGAAAAAACTTAGGTGGTATAGCAGCGTTATCCGTTTAGTAAAATATCTTTTGTGTGTTTGACATGTCATCTCTCtatttttcatgaataatgtTATTATGTCCCGTTATTTTACTCTCTCATTTTGATcactcatatatttaattttttttaaaaaaaaattattttacttattgattaaagaagtaactattagtatattaatattttttgaaaatgtttaaacatgttaaaaatgaatgaatgaaaaaaattaaaaaaactaggGATACGCCCGGCGTTATCAGCACCCTAGTAGCACTCATTTTTCGTTCTTCACGTAATGGTATTGCATGTTTGTGAAAGTGTCTTGTACAAAATAAACtagattattaaaaataaaatgaagatatgagtcaaaaaatataagttaaaaaagtaatattacatGTAGTTACGAGTAAGTAtcgtataatcatttttaaaaaaaaaaaaattttattattaaaaaattaatttttttatatagattctatatttattattttttttaaaaaaactacacGACGCCCATCaactataaatatcaattttctaaattaaaagatgttgattatttatgcataaaatgatataaaaaagagaaatgacataaaataagTACGGAGTCACGTTGAATGAAtgaaactttataaaaatacgAGACCTATGCAAACTTGGATGAGATATAAACTCTTGTTTGGCTCTTTCCTTTGGTTACTTAACTCacctcaatttatctcaatttattattataatttttttaaattttaatataaaatataataaataattcaacttttttaaatcctaaaataataataatattaaaaaataatattctaataatattttatcatctcaactcaactcaactcaattcaacatccaaatacaataAGATGGTGTCTTTTTTATTCTCTacgaaattctatttttttttaattgtattaaGAATTATGCGAGgctataataaattataaaataatcaaatataatagatttcattctcaattttacaaatataataGATTTCATTCTTAAACAACACGCGATTATAAGTTTTTATATCAAATTACGTAAATTTTgatctctcattttatttatggtATCCAAAAACCTGATCAATGTAAGTCATTTGACTGTTTTGTTAGCCTTCAGCCACGCCAAAAAACTTGTATGAACAAAAAGCATAAAATAACTCAAGAACTTGACGCCAAATTTCTCGTTtattttcgtagatgagatgagatgacttaaaattaaaattaaaagttgatatttttttgatattatttttattttgaaacttgaaaaagttgaattatttattttattttatataaaaattgaataaagttgtaataataaaatgagatgagttgagagaagttAAGAAAACAAACTAGACTTGGAAAtcaaaccaaactcaactcatcattacaattttttcaaatttcaacacaaaatataataaataattcaacttttttaaattttaaaataataataatattaaaaaataatattttatcaacttaatCCAACAactaaacgcaaccttaatGCAATTGGTTGTGTGTGCCCACTATAAATGACAGCATATTCACCATTCAACAATTATAATTAGgggaaattttttaaattcctttggtactattttatgaaaaaagaaaatcgagagagagagcatacaTCTCCAATTAACtataataatacttaaaaggtatttttttaataaaaaaaaaatcaagagaaagaggaagacatcaagaaactaaaaaaaaaaaaaaaaaaagtaaatggtTTGTTTGGAATGGGTTTGGCAACttcaagaataataataatcatttggTGTTAAAATGGTTGAATTCAAAAGTGTTTCATCATTTACCATTGGTTGTTGATAATGGAGAATTGGGTACGATTCATCCATCATTGAAGTttgaacagttttttttttttttttttaatttattgttgatttgACGATACTTTTTCAATCCATCGagtattcttttattaatatttctgaTGAAATAATTGAATGGAATCCAATGAGAACCCATACCTGTTAATACTGACCGAATCATTTTCAACGTGCCGTATCATCTTCTTCTGCCTTATTCTACAcaaagattcttttttttttttttttttttttatttcccctTCTTTTATCAACATTATAGagtatcaaatttaaaataaatgagcACTAAAAGGAATATTTATCAATGGCTGATAAAACTCCgactagaatatttttttaaaaaaaaaaacattattcgCAAGTGCTAGTTTTGAAAGTGGACAGGAGTTCAACATCCACCATCACCTATTAAATTAAGGTTTAACACATTATtccacaaaaattaaataaattaaacacaCCCAAATATCAATAGAGTAGGGTGTCCGACAAAAGTCACAAGTCCCTAAACAATCTTTtgcaaaaagataaaaaaaaaaaaaaggttttgcaATGGAGAATACTCGAATTAAGTGATCATTTGGATAGGGGAGTATtatcataagaaaaatattataatcataaatagattatataaaaataattttataaattgatgtgatatgatgtggtttattatattataaaattattttttttataaaatattatatgaattcatgtaaatttataaaattatttttatattatttctttagaGTTATAGCAGtacacttttcaaaatattctattattatttattattattttatactaatttttcactttaattaattatttttaatattttattattattcacaaatatatcatattaattcACTATCTAAAGGCGACCTAAAAGTGTAGTGTTTGACAAttgttaacaaaaaaaaaaatatatatatatatatatatatatataaaacttgtcGTTTAATTTGGATTTTGAGGGCGGGGGGCGATATTGGtcttttaaagagaaaatgtagggtCCGGGAGGGAAAAGAAACGAAGGAAAGAGTCGGTCTTTTGCTAAATCCGTGTGGGGTTTAGGATCAGTAAGCATACACGTGTAGGGACCGCTCATGTCGTCCAAAAAAAAGGACGAAAACGCGCCCGTGAACAACAGGGTTGTCGAATCACTGGGGCACGGCTTACCATGTTAGTAGGATGGGTAAataatatctcatctcaaacaaccaaacaaataataataaaaagggaaaaagttgACCGAGCGGGTTAAAGAATCCGATGTGGGAGAGCGGAGAGGGGCTAAAGAGTCATAATAAATAGATTAGATTGAAAATGGAGAACAGGCTGTGAATCTGTGCGGCAAACAGTACGCATAGACTCTGTTTTGGTCACGTCCACGTGGTTGTTTTTTGAATCTCACcgcttttgtgtgtgtgtttgtgatTTGTCAGATAGTTGCAGCCatcatccatccatccatcctaCACCAAATTCCAAGCTCTGCATTCTTTCCTGTCACCCCACGAGTTTTCATGCACACATTCATCAttcatctctctctatttttccttcatctccttttctttttcagcaATAATATTCATTAAATACATctcataatatcttttataatacatattctaaaataagattttttttttttggcaaaataagatacttttataatatattttatttaactatctttcgttttaaaatataattttgtaatatattataaaagtgacgtatatttatcattttcttttttttttttttatcaactttaTACATAACCAAGTCTTctaccactatatatatatatatatatattgcatcgCCATCTTActttaaatatacttttttttttttttttgtggtggaaatatactttataaaatatgacCGATGGAATTTCCACCAATGAAATTTCATCAGCTACTTACCTCCCCGTGAGGCAAAGGAATGAGTGTAATGCTTAAGGTTGCTCTATCCCTCTCGCGGAGGAGTGCGGGTCAGCCTTCGGCTACTCGAAAAGGGAATCTCTACtaacagaatctccatcaaagAAATCTCCATCAGCTATTTATCTCTCCGCGAGGCAAATGGATGACTATAATGCCTAAGGCTCCTCTATCTCTCTTGTGGAGGAGTGTAGGTCGGTCCGCCTTCGGCTACCTGAAGACTGAATCTCCATCAATGAAATCTCTATCAACGAAATCAACACCAAATGGATAGCTCATTAGGTCTTCACCACACCCCAACAAGAAAACTCAGGTTCGCGAATTTCGCACTCgtgattgaaaaatatttgcacTAACAGATTTGACTTTTCCAGCATCTCCTACTTACCTTCTCGTGAGGGTCAACAGGTGGGTCCAACCATTAGGCGACTTGGCTTGCCTCACAACAAAGTGCGGGTTCAATCTTTCGATTGCCCGACATTACTTTTGAGACAACATCTCCACTAGTGAACGTCGGGTGTTGGCACTCGTGCTATAACCACTACTAGCGGGTTACCTTCAAGAACAAGCCTCCGAGCTCCACAACCGCTTGAAGTGGGCCCAGAGGGTCTAAGGAATCCTTGACCACTTCGCACGGGTTATAACAAACATACTCTAACATTAACCGCAATTCACATCGAAAAATGAAAGTTTACCAATATCATTGAAAACAAAGGTGCCGGATGAACATACGTCTTTCAACAATACTTAGGGTGAGTCTAGTGTTTCAAACTGCTTGAcccttttttactatttttataaaagtcaaCAAGTGGGAAAGGTTAGGGATTGCCCGACCTCTAAGGTGTCTAGATAGGTAGCATGTCACTTGACTGCCCGGCCAACTTTCGTACGCATCTTATGCGGTCGAGCCTACCTTCCACTCATCTCACCATGACAGGTTTTGTGCTTAAACTCTACGTAGTTGAGCTTATCTCCTGCTTAATCTCACGCTCGGAAATCTTTACTGCTTAATGTAAGAGGAACGAATGACCAGGGCTAGCTCCCGAAATTTACTTCACTACGAACGTGGGTGGATCAGTTCGATTACATATTTTACCTTTGAAGATTCTCAATATcttttttgaaacaaattgcCCTTAAGAATTGAGCGCAACTGTGAGGGGATAAAATATACCAAACCCAAAAGGTTCTCAAGGCTCGGCCCATCAATGGACCATCACTAGAAGAC encodes:
- the LOC121239186 gene encoding uncharacterized protein LOC121239186; this encodes MGGAQLSSRVKRSSVLEVVFCLWGLISLSYAARLNVSRQKLEVQRHLNRLNKPAVKSIKSPDGDTIDCVDISHQPAFDHPFLKDHKIQTRPNYHPEGLFDENKVSAKPKERSNPITQLWHQNGRCPEGTIPIRRTKEDDVLRASSVKRYGRKRHRTAPQPRSAQPDLINQSGHQHAIAYVEGDKYYGAKATINVWEPKIQQPNEFSLSQLWILGGSFGEDLNSIEAGWQVSPDLYGDNNTRLFTYWTSDAYQATGCYNLLCSGFIQINSEIAMGASISPVSAYRNSQYDISILVWKDPREGHWWMQFGNDYVLGYWPSFLFSYLADSASMIEWGGEVVNSEDGGQHTSTQMGSGHFPEEGFGKSSYFRNIQVVDSSNNLKAPRGIGTFTEQSNCYDVQTGSNGDWGHYFYYGGPGRNPNCA